A single region of the Streptomyces sp. NBC_01803 genome encodes:
- a CDS encoding helix-turn-helix domain-containing protein, which produces MTVDPGQAGRDRRDLAHALKSLRIASGLSGERLAVRCGMSQSKVSRIETGRTLPTAMDVQLMLNALGIDDETAEDLVGLAQRANTEYEDVRTWARRGLHTVQQELNSLETKATRLRYFLPGIPTGLLQTSEYMRVAMSPSVDPVKVDDSRTIALKTRRQAVLHDASKRFEFLLTESALRWRLAPPGVMALQLDRIASLSRLPSVWIGVLPLSRTIPEIPFHTFTIYDRDLLTIEVFSGRIALRDPKDIDYYNALFNFFQQHAESGASARRLLQGWADEFRAEAGGE; this is translated from the coding sequence TTGACCGTCGACCCCGGGCAGGCTGGACGCGACCGGAGGGACCTAGCCCATGCGCTGAAGTCCTTGCGGATTGCTTCCGGCCTGTCCGGGGAACGGCTCGCCGTTCGTTGTGGCATGAGTCAGTCGAAGGTCTCACGTATCGAGACGGGCCGCACGCTGCCCACCGCGATGGATGTGCAGCTGATGCTGAACGCCCTCGGCATCGATGACGAGACCGCCGAAGACTTGGTGGGCCTTGCCCAGCGGGCCAATACCGAATACGAGGACGTGCGGACCTGGGCACGAAGAGGGCTGCACACTGTGCAGCAGGAGCTCAATTCTCTGGAAACGAAGGCCACACGGCTGCGGTATTTTCTCCCCGGAATCCCGACCGGGCTGCTTCAGACTTCCGAGTACATGCGCGTGGCGATGTCCCCGTCGGTGGATCCGGTGAAGGTGGATGACTCCCGTACGATCGCGCTCAAGACGCGGCGACAGGCGGTGCTGCATGACGCGTCGAAGCGGTTCGAGTTCCTGCTGACGGAGTCCGCCCTCCGTTGGCGTCTTGCCCCGCCGGGAGTCATGGCTTTGCAACTGGACCGGATCGCTTCTCTCTCCCGTCTGCCCAGCGTGTGGATCGGCGTGCTCCCGCTCTCGCGGACCATCCCCGAGATCCCATTTCACACCTTTACGATCTACGACCGGGATCTCCTCACCATCGAAGTCTTCTCGGGCCGGATAGCGCTCCGCGACCCGAAGGATATCGACTACTACAATGCCCTGTTCAACTTCTTCCAGCAGCATGCGGAGTCGGGGGCTTCGGCGCGGCGATTGCTTCAGGGCTGGGCCGACGAATTCCGTGCAGAGGCCGGAGGCGAATAA
- a CDS encoding DUF6879 family protein has translation MRLDGEDWLHFFNAYERDAWRLETQPVYQMPEEEAEFAHFMATGEIPVADDDEWLVRLRHFRSTGRTIGRVHVLTRPLTDYLRFEMAFYAYSSEAGEDIRILDLTDRENPGLPPQDFWMLDDHVVDMRYDVDGRQTGRFLLEDPDLEQYRAWKRLAIESSVPVADYKAEYLTL, from the coding sequence GTGCGCTTGGATGGTGAGGACTGGCTGCACTTCTTCAACGCCTATGAGCGTGACGCCTGGCGGCTGGAGACGCAGCCGGTCTACCAGATGCCCGAGGAGGAAGCGGAGTTCGCCCACTTCATGGCCACCGGCGAGATTCCCGTGGCGGACGACGACGAATGGCTCGTCCGCCTTCGGCACTTCCGGAGCACCGGACGGACCATTGGACGGGTGCACGTCCTGACCCGGCCGTTGACCGACTACCTGCGGTTCGAGATGGCGTTCTACGCCTACAGCTCCGAGGCCGGGGAGGACATCCGCATCCTGGACCTGACGGACCGGGAGAATCCGGGACTCCCCCCGCAGGACTTCTGGATGCTGGACGATCACGTCGTGGACATGCGCTACGACGTTGACGGACGGCAGACCGGACGCTTCCTGCTCGAAGATCCAGACCTGGAGCAGTACCGCGCCTGGAAGCGCCTCGCCATCGAGAGCTCCGTGCCGGTAGCGGACTACAAGGCCGAGTACCTCACACTTTGA
- a CDS encoding VWA domain-containing protein: protein MSTPGGLPGGLPGGLPGGLPERVTGLVRTLRTHGLRIGPGETIDAANVLAVLGLADRERARAGLAAALLHDEGQRAVFDPAFDLYFPLGVGAPDHVMSAEDIRASLRDRLADALAANDRAALARLAAEAVDALGRYGDSPATDGWSAHQTLDRLRPESLLARVRAAALGTGGGAGSGGGGFTDRLEADEIRRRIEDFRERVRTEARRRVAERRGTDQVARRGIAPPADRVDFLIAGRAQLAELRRTVHPLARKLATRMAARRRRAARGRIDLRRTLRRSLSTGGVPVRPVLRRRRPVRPEIVLLCDVSGSVAGFADFTMLLVRALSDQFSKVRVFAFVNRTDEVTRLVTSGAADPEGLSARILGEATVTGWHGSSDYGSALAEFAGRHRDAIGPRTSVFVLGDARTNGGDPNLDALRAIRDRARRVYWLNPEQPSAWGTGDSAALRYANVVPMHACRNVRQLSTLIARLLPV from the coding sequence GTGAGCACGCCCGGGGGCCTGCCCGGGGGCCTGCCCGGGGGCCTGCCCGGGGGCCTGCCCGAGCGGGTGACGGGCCTGGTGCGGACCCTGCGCACGCACGGCCTGCGGATCGGCCCCGGCGAGACCATCGACGCCGCGAACGTGCTGGCGGTGCTGGGGCTCGCCGACCGCGAGCGGGCCCGCGCGGGCCTGGCCGCCGCGCTGCTCCACGACGAGGGCCAACGAGCCGTCTTCGACCCGGCGTTCGACCTCTATTTCCCGCTCGGCGTCGGCGCCCCCGACCACGTGATGTCGGCCGAGGACATCAGGGCCTCGCTGCGCGACCGGCTGGCCGACGCGCTCGCCGCGAACGACCGGGCCGCCCTGGCCCGGCTCGCGGCCGAAGCCGTGGACGCCCTCGGCCGGTACGGCGACTCCCCGGCCACGGACGGCTGGTCCGCCCACCAGACCCTCGACCGGCTGCGCCCCGAATCGCTGCTGGCCCGGGTCCGGGCCGCGGCGCTCGGGACCGGCGGCGGGGCCGGCTCCGGCGGCGGCGGCTTCACGGACCGGCTCGAAGCGGACGAGATCCGCCGCCGGATCGAGGACTTCCGTGAACGGGTCCGCACCGAGGCCCGCCGCCGCGTCGCGGAACGGCGCGGCACCGACCAGGTCGCCCGGCGCGGCATCGCGCCCCCCGCCGACCGCGTCGACTTCCTGATCGCGGGCCGCGCCCAACTGGCCGAGCTGCGCCGGACGGTGCACCCGCTCGCCCGCAAGCTGGCCACCCGCATGGCCGCCCGCCGCAGGCGCGCCGCCCGGGGGCGGATCGACCTGCGCCGCACGCTGCGCCGCTCACTGTCCACCGGCGGCGTGCCGGTCCGGCCGGTGCTGCGCCGCCGCCGTCCGGTCCGACCGGAGATCGTGCTGCTGTGCGACGTGTCCGGCTCGGTCGCGGGCTTCGCCGACTTCACGATGCTGCTGGTGCGGGCGCTGAGCGACCAGTTCAGCAAGGTGCGGGTCTTCGCCTTCGTCAACCGCACGGACGAGGTGACCCGGCTGGTCACCTCCGGCGCCGCCGACCCGGAGGGCCTGAGCGCCCGTATCCTCGGCGAGGCGACGGTGACCGGCTGGCACGGCAGCAGCGACTACGGCTCGGCGCTCGCGGAGTTCGCCGGCCGCCACCGCGACGCGATCGGGCCGCGCACCTCCGTCTTCGTCCTCGGCGACGCCCGGACCAACGGCGGCGACCCGAACCTGGACGCGCTGCGCGCGATCCGCGACCGCGCCCGCCGCGTCTACTGGCTGAATCCCGAGCAGCCGTCCGCCTGGGGCACCGGCGACTCGGCGGCACTCCGGTACGCGAACGTCGTCCCGATGCACGCCTGCCGCAACGTGCGGCAGCTCAGCACCCTCATCGCCCGTCTGCTGCCGGTGTGA
- a CDS encoding mycothiol transferase, whose product MVAEAWTTWRAEVLSADRFTAETPDLGFTVPHQGNPLSLRAILVHMIEEYARHDGHADLLRERIDGRVGQ is encoded by the coding sequence GTGGTCGCGGAAGCCTGGACGACGTGGCGCGCGGAGGTCTTGAGCGCCGACCGCTTCACGGCCGAGACCCCCGACCTCGGCTTCACCGTCCCCCACCAGGGCAACCCGCTGTCGCTCCGCGCGATCCTGGTCCACATGATCGAGGAGTACGCCCGCCACGACGGCCACGCCGACCTCCTGCGCGAACGGATCGACGGCCGGGTGGGTCAGTAG
- the atzF gene encoding allophanate hydrolase, translating into MNGQAVRRVRRTLALLAEGARPEAWIALRDAGELLAEAAAIDARAAAGTDGLPLAGQVFAVKDNIDVAGLPTTAGCPSYAYRPESSAPAVARLTAAGAIVVGKTNLDQFATGLVGTRSPYGAVRCVLDPARVSGGSSAGSAVAVALGIVDFALGTDTAGSGRVPAAFQGIVGIKPTYGLVSTEGVVPAARSFDCVTVFAATLPAAEAAAAVMAGGGARDWPADAPLAAPPAPRVAVPLPGQLDGLSPSWRAAFEEAADRLRAGGATLCPVDIDPFLRAALLLYEGGFAAERYAAVGEFIDRGADDLDPTVRAIIMAAGRLPAHRYAADLERLAVLRREAMARLGDSAALLLPTVPEHPTLAAVAADPVGVNSRLGTFTNFVNLLDLSAVAVPAGTADGLPFGVTVVARAFADRVAADIAALLGPPSSPTPWGPPGLPLAVFGAHLSGEPLNHHLTSVGARLVGPVTTAARYRMVALPGPLPRPGLVRVPDATPGHSITGELWSLPPAALGPFLAALPAPMALGGVELADGTTTTGFLCEAHAADAAPDISSHGDWRAYLRSVPNGLSMT; encoded by the coding sequence ATGAACGGACAGGCCGTGCGGCGCGTCCGAAGGACGCTGGCCCTGCTGGCGGAGGGCGCGCGGCCGGAGGCGTGGATCGCGCTGCGGGACGCCGGGGAGCTGCTGGCGGAGGCCGCCGCGATCGACGCGCGCGCCGCCGCCGGGACCGATGGACTCCCGCTGGCCGGGCAGGTGTTCGCGGTCAAGGACAACATCGACGTGGCCGGGCTGCCGACCACCGCCGGCTGTCCGTCGTACGCCTACCGCCCGGAGAGCTCCGCGCCCGCCGTCGCCCGGCTCACGGCGGCCGGGGCGATCGTGGTGGGCAAGACGAACCTGGACCAGTTCGCCACCGGCCTGGTCGGCACCCGCAGCCCGTACGGCGCGGTGCGCTGCGTGCTCGACCCGGCGCGGGTGAGCGGCGGGTCGAGCGCGGGGTCGGCGGTCGCGGTGGCGCTGGGCATCGTGGACTTCGCGCTGGGCACGGACACGGCCGGCTCGGGGCGGGTGCCGGCGGCGTTCCAGGGGATCGTCGGGATCAAGCCGACGTACGGCCTGGTGTCGACGGAGGGCGTGGTGCCGGCGGCCCGTTCGTTCGACTGCGTCACCGTGTTCGCCGCCACGCTCCCGGCCGCCGAGGCCGCCGCCGCCGTGATGGCCGGCGGTGGGGCGCGGGACTGGCCGGCCGACGCGCCCCTGGCGGCGCCACCGGCGCCGCGCGTCGCCGTGCCGCTGCCGGGGCAGCTCGACGGGCTCAGTCCGTCATGGCGCGCGGCGTTCGAGGAGGCCGCCGACCGCCTCCGCGCGGGGGGCGCGACGTTGTGCCCGGTGGACATCGATCCGTTCCTGCGGGCCGCGCTGCTGCTGTACGAGGGCGGCTTCGCGGCCGAACGGTACGCGGCGGTCGGCGAGTTCATCGACCGGGGCGCCGACGACCTGGACCCGACCGTGCGCGCCATCATCATGGCGGCCGGGCGACTGCCCGCCCACCGGTACGCCGCCGATCTGGAACGCCTGGCCGTGCTGCGGCGCGAGGCGATGGCCCGACTCGGGGACAGCGCGGCGCTGCTGCTGCCGACCGTGCCGGAGCACCCGACGCTGGCGGCCGTGGCCGCCGACCCGGTCGGGGTGAACAGCCGCCTGGGCACCTTCACCAACTTCGTGAATCTGCTGGACCTTTCGGCGGTCGCGGTGCCGGCCGGCACGGCGGACGGCCTCCCGTTCGGCGTCACGGTGGTCGCCCGCGCCTTCGCCGACCGCGTCGCCGCCGATATCGCCGCCCTCCTGGGCCCTCCGTCCTCCCCCACGCCGTGGGGACCGCCGGGCCTGCCCCTGGCGGTGTTCGGCGCCCACCTGAGCGGCGAGCCGCTGAACCACCACCTCACCTCGGTGGGCGCCCGGCTGGTCGGCCCGGTCACCACGGCCGCGCGCTACCGCATGGTCGCGCTCCCCGGCCCGCTCCCCCGCCCCGGCCTGGTCCGCGTCCCCGACGCCACCCCCGGCCACTCGATCACCGGCGAGCTCTGGTCCCTGCCCCCCGCCGCCCTCGGCCCCTTCCTCGCCGCCCTCCCCGCCCCGATGGCCCTCGGCGGCGTCGAGCTCGCGGACGGCACCACGACCACCGGTTTCCTCTGCGAGGCCCACGCGGCGGACGCGGCACCGGACATCTCCTCGCACGGCGACTGGCGCGCCTACCTTCGTTCGGTGCCGAACGGGTTGTCGATGACATAG
- a CDS encoding DUF962 domain-containing protein, producing MSEQRFQSYEEFWPYYVAMHSKSATRWIHLAGTLTGLAVTTYGALRRRPRLLLGLPLIGYGTAWPAHFLIEGNNPATFGHPTWSLRGDAEMIRMMLAGRDDELSEIAAKWLIEHPEDAPRR from the coding sequence ATGTCCGAACAACGCTTCCAGTCGTACGAGGAGTTCTGGCCCTACTACGTGGCCATGCACTCCAAGTCCGCGACCCGGTGGATACACCTGGCCGGCACACTCACCGGCCTCGCGGTCACCACCTACGGCGCCCTCCGCCGCCGCCCCCGGCTGCTCCTCGGTCTCCCTCTGATCGGCTACGGCACCGCCTGGCCCGCGCACTTCCTCATCGAGGGCAACAACCCCGCCACGTTCGGCCACCCCACGTGGTCGCTGCGCGGCGACGCCGAGATGATCCGCATGATGCTCGCGGGCCGCGACGACGAACTGTCCGAGATCGCGGCGAAGTGGCTGATCGAACACCCCGAAGACGCCCCCCGCCGGTAG
- a CDS encoding tetratricopeptide repeat protein translates to MSETQFARAVNRVAAESGVTLRYDQPSVNQWLTGSVPRAAARPFVAEALARRLGRPVTAAELGFPAPRSPKDNHASPGTVEGLVDLGRTDMDPSRRGVLNAGLFSVALTIPEWPDVIGRMESVRTGRSQRIGLPEVQMVEAMTARLSDLDDDFGGRHARPMASSFLVNTVAPYLQAPASSAVRQSMMSAASFLCYVTGWMAVDEGLHGLAQRYYVKALELAGAGEDHSTYCHVLRGMSVQAAGLGQGPAAARLADAASAAAPTAGHRMRAFLSGQQAHAYALMNDRAAALRAIRDTEVAIDKAQSQSGTFGGYSAATLAYHTAQVRYSLGDVVGSVSSLQLHFRLREANDRRRSSVLFSSYLAERQLEMGHLEAACATWGHVLDEYPLVHSGRADERVAAMKSRLRPYLTNRTARALYERAHAETGGRPATA, encoded by the coding sequence ATGAGCGAGACGCAGTTCGCGCGGGCCGTCAATCGGGTGGCCGCCGAATCGGGCGTCACGCTGCGGTACGACCAGCCGTCGGTGAACCAGTGGCTGACCGGCTCGGTCCCCCGCGCGGCGGCCCGCCCGTTCGTCGCGGAAGCCCTGGCCCGGCGCCTCGGACGCCCGGTCACCGCTGCGGAGTTGGGCTTCCCGGCCCCACGCTCCCCCAAGGACAACCATGCGTCCCCAGGTACTGTTGAGGGGTTGGTGGACCTTGGGAGGACGGACATGGACCCGTCACGCAGGGGTGTTCTCAATGCCGGGCTTTTCAGCGTCGCCCTGACCATTCCGGAATGGCCCGACGTGATCGGCCGCATGGAATCCGTACGAACAGGCCGGTCACAGCGGATCGGACTGCCGGAAGTGCAGATGGTCGAGGCGATGACCGCGCGCCTGTCCGATCTGGACGACGACTTCGGGGGCCGCCACGCGCGACCCATGGCGTCCAGCTTCCTGGTCAACACGGTGGCCCCCTACCTCCAGGCACCCGCGTCCAGCGCGGTCCGCCAGTCGATGATGTCGGCGGCGTCGTTCCTCTGCTACGTGACGGGGTGGATGGCGGTCGACGAAGGACTGCACGGCCTCGCCCAGCGGTACTACGTGAAGGCCCTCGAACTGGCCGGAGCGGGTGAAGACCACTCCACCTACTGTCATGTCCTGCGAGGCATGTCCGTGCAGGCCGCCGGTCTGGGACAGGGGCCTGCCGCCGCCCGACTCGCCGATGCGGCATCGGCCGCCGCCCCGACCGCCGGGCACCGGATGCGCGCCTTCTTGTCCGGACAACAGGCCCATGCGTACGCCCTCATGAACGACCGGGCGGCGGCGCTCCGGGCCATCCGGGACACGGAGGTGGCCATCGACAAGGCACAGAGCCAGTCGGGGACTTTCGGCGGGTACTCCGCCGCGACATTGGCCTATCACACCGCGCAGGTGCGGTACAGCCTGGGCGATGTGGTCGGGAGCGTGTCCTCTCTCCAGTTGCACTTCCGCCTACGGGAGGCGAATGACCGCCGAAGGTCATCAGTACTCTTCAGCTCTTACCTGGCGGAGCGCCAGTTGGAGATGGGGCACCTGGAAGCGGCCTGCGCCACCTGGGGCCACGTCCTGGACGAATACCCGCTGGTCCACTCCGGCCGGGCCGACGAGCGGGTGGCCGCCATGAAGTCGCGCCTTCGCCCGTACCTCACCAACCGGACCGCCCGCGCGCTGTACGAGCGCGCCCACGCGGAGACCGGCGGCCGACCCGCGACGGCCTGA
- a CDS encoding AAA family ATPase, which yields MTGTGYFTSVDDVFVKLAETGYLASTAVATTVYLADRLGKPLLVEGPAGVGKTELAKSVATVADARLIRLQCYEGVDEARALYEWNHAKQLLRITAGRDESWDQTRTDIFSEEFLLTRPLLTAIRGTDPKVLLIDETDKADVEVEGLLLEVLSDFQVTVPELGTISATRRPFTVLTSNATRELSEALRRRCLFLHIGFPDEELERRIVRTKVPGLDETLATSVVRVVAALRAMDLRKVPSVAETIDWARTLLALGADTLEDRLVRDTLGVILKHQEDVEKATAKLQLDTQ from the coding sequence GTGACCGGGACCGGGTATTTCACTTCCGTGGACGACGTGTTCGTCAAGCTGGCCGAGACCGGCTATCTGGCGTCCACCGCCGTGGCCACCACCGTCTACCTCGCCGACCGGCTCGGCAAGCCGCTGCTGGTCGAGGGCCCGGCCGGGGTCGGAAAGACGGAGCTGGCCAAGTCCGTCGCCACGGTCGCCGACGCCCGGCTGATCCGCCTCCAGTGCTACGAGGGCGTGGACGAGGCCCGCGCCCTCTACGAGTGGAACCACGCCAAGCAGCTCCTGCGCATCACCGCCGGCCGGGACGAGAGCTGGGACCAGACCCGCACGGACATCTTCAGCGAGGAGTTCCTCCTCACCCGCCCGCTGCTGACCGCCATCCGGGGCACCGATCCCAAGGTGCTGCTGATCGACGAGACCGACAAGGCGGACGTCGAGGTCGAGGGTCTGCTGCTGGAAGTGCTCAGCGACTTCCAGGTCACCGTCCCTGAGCTGGGCACCATCAGCGCGACCCGGCGCCCGTTCACCGTGCTGACCTCCAACGCCACCCGCGAGCTGTCCGAGGCGCTGCGCCGCCGCTGTCTCTTCCTCCATATCGGCTTCCCGGACGAGGAGTTGGAGCGCCGCATCGTCCGCACCAAGGTCCCCGGGCTGGACGAGACGCTCGCCACGTCCGTGGTCCGGGTGGTCGCGGCGCTGCGCGCCATGGACCTGCGCAAGGTGCCCTCGGTGGCCGAGACCATCGACTGGGCCCGCACTCTCCTCGCCCTCGGCGCCGACACCCTTGAGGACCGCCTGGTCCGCGACACCCTCGGCGTGATCCTCAAGCACCAGGAAGACGTCGAGAAGGCCACCGCCAAGCTCCAGTTGGACACCCAGTGA
- a CDS encoding MerR family transcriptional regulator, with product MRFYSPSQVAERTGFSMDTLRYYERIGLLGGVERTPGGRRAYSESDVSWLGMLRCLRDTGMPIAEMLRFTELTRAGDVTVPDRLAVLEAHDERIEEQMALLRERQAQIRRKIDHYRAAVTPAADGR from the coding sequence GTGCGTTTCTACTCACCAAGCCAGGTCGCCGAACGGACCGGCTTCAGTATGGACACGTTGCGCTACTACGAGCGGATCGGGCTGCTGGGCGGCGTCGAGCGGACGCCCGGCGGGCGGCGGGCCTACAGCGAGAGCGACGTGTCGTGGCTCGGCATGCTGCGCTGTCTGCGCGACACGGGGATGCCGATCGCGGAGATGCTGCGCTTCACCGAGCTGACGCGGGCCGGTGACGTGACCGTTCCGGACCGGCTCGCCGTGCTGGAGGCCCACGACGAGCGGATAGAGGAGCAGATGGCGCTGCTGCGCGAGCGGCAGGCGCAGATTCGCAGGAAGATCGATCACTACCGCGCCGCCGTCACACCGGCAGCAGACGGGCGATGA
- a CDS encoding SDR family oxidoreductase gives MPDRVAIVTGSSRGIGRATALRLAADGARVVVNYRSDAGAAEDVAARVERSGGRAVVVRADVTDAVQLRSLFDAAERHFGGLDVFVHNAYGFVQGPLARATDADYEHTFSANTRATFVALREAATRVRDGGRIVFISSAVTRTINPATALYAASKVAGEQLLRIFAREVAPRGITVNSVLSGQIDTDGMRHSGQSLEEVARRVPLGRVGRPEDIADVVGFLASDGARWITGQSIAVDGGQT, from the coding sequence ATGCCGGACAGGGTCGCCATCGTCACCGGCAGCTCGCGCGGCATCGGCCGTGCCACCGCGTTACGGCTGGCCGCCGACGGGGCGCGGGTCGTCGTGAACTATCGCAGCGACGCCGGAGCCGCCGAGGATGTCGCGGCCCGGGTCGAGAGGTCCGGCGGGCGGGCCGTCGTCGTGCGGGCCGATGTGACCGACGCCGTCCAGCTCCGTTCCCTCTTCGACGCCGCCGAGCGGCACTTCGGCGGTCTGGACGTCTTCGTGCACAACGCCTACGGCTTCGTGCAGGGCCCCCTCGCGCGGGCCACGGACGCGGACTACGAGCACACCTTCTCGGCCAACACCCGCGCCACGTTCGTCGCGCTGCGCGAGGCCGCGACGCGGGTGCGCGACGGGGGCCGCATCGTCTTCATCTCCTCCGCCGTCACCCGCACCATCAACCCGGCGACCGCGCTGTACGCGGCGAGCAAGGTCGCCGGGGAGCAGCTCCTCCGGATCTTCGCCCGCGAGGTGGCGCCCCGGGGCATCACCGTCAACAGCGTCCTGTCCGGGCAGATCGACACCGACGGCATGCGGCACTCGGGCCAGTCCCTGGAGGAGGTCGCCCGGCGCGTCCCGCTGGGCCGCGTCGGCCGGCCCGAGGACATCGCGGACGTCGTCGGCTTCCTGGCCTCCGACGGCGCCCGCTGGATCACCGGCCAGTCCATCGCCGTGGACGGCGGCCAGACCTAG
- a CDS encoding GntR family transcriptional regulator: MDTPLYTALSTQWSASPAASPASPAASPSASPATPRSTRPSGRGDRRGRTYAELRRMLLDGEFGPRARLVEVRLAKRLGVSRTPVREALVRLVADGLVERHPDGYYAARPDLAGLRDLYELRVTVELRGIARAMESGAVVHDAALLEPLRDTWRALSGDLPGPDPGFVSRDEDFHHTLLRASGNPRLTETLESVTVRVRPMRMYDYLTEDRVERTVTEHLEIVEHVLAGRLPEAHAALHHHVGASLDVVAERAARAITRMALGGDR; the protein is encoded by the coding sequence ATGGACACACCGCTGTATACAGCGCTGTCGACACAGTGGTCGGCGTCTCCGGCGGCATCTCCGGCGTCTCCGGCAGCGTCTCCGTCGGCGTCTCCGGCGACACCTCGGTCGACGCGGCCGTCGGGCCGCGGCGACCGCCGCGGGCGGACCTACGCCGAGCTGCGCCGCATGCTGCTGGACGGCGAGTTCGGCCCGCGCGCCCGCCTGGTCGAAGTGCGGCTCGCGAAGCGGCTCGGCGTCTCCCGGACGCCCGTGCGCGAGGCGCTGGTGCGGCTGGTGGCCGACGGCCTGGTGGAGCGGCACCCCGACGGGTACTACGCGGCGCGGCCCGATCTGGCCGGGCTGCGCGACCTGTACGAGCTGCGGGTGACGGTCGAGCTGCGCGGCATCGCGCGGGCCATGGAGTCCGGGGCGGTGGTCCACGACGCGGCTCTGCTGGAGCCGCTGCGCGACACCTGGCGGGCGCTGAGCGGCGACCTTCCCGGGCCGGACCCCGGATTCGTGTCGCGGGACGAGGACTTCCACCACACGCTGCTGCGCGCCTCGGGCAACCCGCGGCTGACCGAGACGCTGGAGTCGGTCACCGTGCGCGTCCGCCCCATGCGGATGTATGACTACCTCACCGAGGACCGTGTCGAGCGGACGGTGACCGAGCATCTGGAGATCGTCGAACACGTCCTGGCCGGGCGCCTCCCCGAGGCGCACGCCGCGCTCCACCATCACGTGGGCGCGTCCCTCGATGTCGTGGCGGAGCGCGCGGCCCGCGCCATCACCCGAATGGCTCTGGGAGGAGACCGATGA